The sequence TTTTTGGAAAAGGAAAGAACGTTTACACAAACGCCCGTAACAGGCTGGAAAAAGGTTATACTTACGCTTACAGAGATAGAAAAGCGAAGAAAAGAACTTTCAGAGGTTTATGGATTATGAGAATTAATGCTGGTGCAAGAGAGCACGGTATGTCATATTCTACTTTCATGGGTAAAATTCACGCTCAAGGAATTGAATTAAACAGAAAAGTATTAGCTGATTTATCTATGAATCATCCAGTTGCTTTCAAAGCG is a genomic window of Flavobacteriales bacterium containing:
- the rplT gene encoding 50S ribosomal protein L20, coding for MPRATNNVAAKQRKKKIYKQAKGFFGKGKNVYTNARNRLEKGYTYAYRDRKAKKRTFRGLWIMRINAGAREHGMSYSTFMGKIHAQGIELNRKVLADLSMNHPVAFKAICDSLK